The sequence accaatcacatcagctcTGCCTCCCCTAACAAAGTCCTGCCCGCTCCCacacaacaaaaatcctggctatgtccaggcCATGATCTGAATGTCCTATGGATAACAGAGAATGAATGGAAGTACAAGATGAGGCCCAAGTCATTGCAAAATATTGAAAATGGTGGTGTTCTGCAGTGACTCATTCACACTTACAGCCATCAAGTCAACTgaatttgcatgtgtgaatgagcctgAAGAACATGCCAGACTGACAAATGGGGGCTgggtgggagaagaagagaagagtttggatttgatatccggctgcatcactacccgaaggagtctcaaagcggctaacattctcctttcccttcctcccccacaacaaacactctgtgaggtgagtggggctgagagacttcagagaagtgtgactagcccaaggtcacccagcagctgcatgtggaggagtggagatgtgaacccagttccccagattacgagactagcgctcttaaccactacaccacactggctctctatggcATAGGAGGCAGAAGGAAGAAGGTACAAAGGCAATCCATGCTCTGTATACATATATGAGCTGCTAAAGTGGAATGGCTCACCCTCCTCCAGCTGCAAACTCAGGAGGATAAGCAagctgctgtctctcagcctcccatctgcaatatggacATCATAACAGCACTggcctgctttatttatttactttattgctTATTTCCTAAAAGTTATATGCTGTTTGATTGTAGAGGGGGAAATCCTCAACGCAGTTGACAAAAAAGCAGGAATAATAGGGATTACTGGACTAGTGGAGaatgtaaagctaaaggtaaaggactcctagatggttaagtccagtcaaaggcaacgatggggttgcagcgctcatcttgctttcaggctgaaggagccggcatttgtccacagacagttttccaggtcctgtggccagcaggactaaaccgctactggcacacggaggactgtgacgagAGCAAGAGCACACagagacaccgtttaccttcccgccgcagcggtacctatttacttgcactggcgtgctcttgaactgctaggttggcaggagctgggacagagcaacgggagctcaccccattgtagggattcgaaccgccaaccttccgatcggcaaacccaagaggctcagtttagTGGTttaggggtgttaggggaggggcagtaTATCTCTCGTGGTAGACATGTTGCGCTCCCtctggggcagtttgtccacctttggttcccaccttgcactcagctctcacctgtggctcctggaagctgtcagcatgcaacaggagctacaccccaggaatggcttccaccggctggctaaaccaggtgagggtagctggtgagttagggacttcccctgcatgcaaagacaggctctggcggattgagcagttgagaccaagagtgggtccaagaGTCAAGAagctggtttctgcatgtgctgcagaggaaagtgaggggcagatggggctcgtcaacctagGAAGgaagcccacctaggagaaggaacacgctGATCCtatacctccactgccttgcaggatatctttgggagaagaaaagactatggaatgcctgttgtctttgtccatggagttttcttggcagggatacaggagtggcttgctggttcctcctccaggtggatcacgtttggtcaaaactctccactatgacctgtccatcttgggtgccctgtatggcatagctcatagcttctctgagttattcaagccccttcgccacagcaaggcagtgatccatgaagggggagccagtggaagacaggagtgcctggcgtgctctggtccatggggtcacgaagagtcagacacaactaaacaactaaacaacaacaacaagactatGTAAtcaaccctacacaaattcagagtggagtctctaagatggttagatggcgccttgtacgcctctttccagcaactccctgtcaccaagctgatgccaaatgtattgctgtgttttcctttggaccacaacagAGAGGCTGAGGGGGGAGGTCTAGTTgcctgggcagcctaggacctccatacacactgtggTGGACGTGTAAATTTGTGAAgcatttctgggagatgatatataacgaaatgaaaaaaaaatgttcaagaaAACTTTTATAAAAAGATCAGAAACCTTTTCGTTAGGAATATTTGGAATGCAGGTCCCCACAGATCAAAGGAACTTATTTCTCTGTGCAATTATGGCAGCCCAAATGGTAtgtgctcagaaatggaaagagagagTAATACCAAcaaagagtggcagatgaaattaacgGAACATGTAGAATTAGCACATTTAAGTAAGTAGAGTAAGAGTAAGAGATCAGGGAGTATTTAAGGAAGAGTGGAAAATGTCTGGAGAATATCTGAAGACTTACGTTAAATAGGTAAAGTGTCAGCAGGGTTAATGTAAAttcagcagttcaaaagtatagaagaaaaggggaagggagaaataTGAATATATGGAGAAATTAAAATATGCAGTTTTAATGGACAAATAAATGGAACTATGGAAGGGGCAAGGGAAGTCAGCGATTGAATGTACGGTTATATTCAATGAATGTGACACAGTGtaatggatatgtgtgtgtgtgtgtgtgtgtgtgtgtgtgtgtgtgtgtgtgtgtacacacactgcttgtgccccagagaggtcactttgctgctgctaatgcagcagtttgactccaCCCCGGAGGCGCACAGTGTAGTCTattgagacagacaggtgccaacaactgGGCTAGTGCTAGTGAAGTGCTTCAAAAATGCAAAAACACTGCATGCAGCTTTAAGACATGCAAGGCTGAGCCCAGACACCTTCAGAAACATTGGAGAGCTGTGTCTTGATATGTGCAGACAGCCATCTCAAGATGGCTAATCCTAACTCCTTCCACTGCACATCTGGGATTTACAGCGAAGGATGGATTGGAACTTCCAAGGAGGACTGAGTGTTGGTACCTCTCTTTTTGGTATTTAAACACTGGGGAACCAGCTGTATTAAGTTTGCAGTTGCCAGACCAAGCAAAGCAGGCAAAGCAAGCAACAAGGCGAGCAATCttgtaggccagggatgggggcTTGTCTTGTGCCCCCCCAATGCccttgaaccacaactcccataatccttgaccttTGTCCATGGCAGCTGGGACAGCTGAGTgctggaattcaacaacatctgtccTTGCCCTTCCTATaggccctttgttgttgtttagtcatttagtcatgtccgcctcttcgtgaccccctggaccagagcacgccaggcactcctgtcttccactgcctcccgcagtttggtcagactcatgtttgtagcttcgaggacactgtccaaccatatggtcctctgtcgtccccttctccttgtgccctccatctttcccagcatcagggtcttttccagggagtcttctcttctcatgaggtggccaaagtcttggagccccagcttcaggacctgtccttccagtgagcactcagggctgatttccttcagaatggagaggttggatcttcttgcagtccatgggactctcaagagtctcttccagcaccagaattcaaaagcatcaattcttcggccatcagccttctttgtggtccagctctcacttccatacatcactactgggaaaaccatggcttgaactatacggacctttgttggcaaggtgatgtctctgctttttaagatgctgtctaggtttgccatcgcctttctcccaactAGGCCCTTAGTTAGGTGAAAAGTCCCCTTGAATTCCATGgggaaggagaagctttgagaagaaagtgggagtttccaaggcatgctctgtttcatggggtcacagagagtggAAACAACTAaggcgactaaacaacaacaaaaccactggACTGCATGATTCTGAGCTGAGAAACCCTTGGTCCCATGCAATTTGCTTtaggtcagtggttctcaaaaagTTTGGGTGGCACAGCACACTGGCATGGCAGGAGAAGATGGTAAGGGTtgtgggaagattcaaggcaatcaaagaaacatgtaaacatttcagtgtagtattgTATAgcatcaaaatgtttttttgaaaaatatacaaCCGAAAACAGTATCCACATTCCTCTCTCTTCAAAAGTATTAGCTATTCTTCTAcaatgagcctagggcttgctgatcagaaggttggcggttcgaatccccgcgatggggtgagctcccgttgctgggtccctgctcctgccaacctagcagtttgaaatcacatccaagtgcaggtagataaacaggtaccgctccggagggaagctaaacggcgtttccgtgcgctactctggttcgccagaagcagcttagtcatgctggccacatgacctggaagctgtacgccggctcccttggccagtaaagcgagatgagagccgcaaccccagagtcagccacgactggacctaatggtcaggggtccctttacctttattcttctACAATATTCTCTGCAACGTATTGCTGTGaccagggattttcaactctgacaaacaTGAAACATCAGAAAAGGGAAAGGCTTCTTTCTGTcgatgaggagatgagagtttgtctcAAATCAGACCTCATATAAATGAGATCgcctggcaaaagcaagctcacacctctcacttGAATTTGTATACATGCTTAAGGTACATATATAAGAGGCTTGTTCATCATTATATTTTAGGAAcggttcatgttcttatgtagctgcgttGCTTTATGATCCTGTGATCATATCACAAAGTAGCTGCATTCGAGGTtacaaatcaagcactgctacgagttgttcctttttgtttccaaatgtatttttttatcagTAAAAAGTTGTTACAATTtgtattctgaaagtgtggccccgAGAGAAATAAGTTGTTTTAGGGCAAACCAGGTTTCTGGAGTTTGCAGGATCCTCGGGGCtgctgtgtgagagagatgaTCCCGAGGAGGCTGACCCTGTTTTAACCCATTGGAAACTTGACAGTCGTTGCGCATCATTCCTGGAGCAGCGCAAAGCCGAGCTGTCCCTTTAAagtttttcctcttctctttcagcgctgtgtgtgtgtgttttaaagtcttaatcggaagaagaagaagaagaagaagaaagggggagggaggctgtCTTCCCGGCTCCTCCCCCGCCGCGTCCCCCCCTCCCGGGGGCCGGGGCCAAGCGACTCTTACGGCGGCGAGATTTGGGAGCGCAGCGGCGCTATATAAGCCGAGGCGGAGAAGGGCAAGCGAGGAAGGCAGAGAGACAGACCCGGCGGCTTAAGGCATCCGGCAAAGTCAGCAGACGGCTCCGTGGGGAGAGAAGCCGAAGCAGAGTCTTTTCTTTCCTCCGGGTCTGCTCTCTTGTCGCGTTCACACGTGCAGCTTGgcgctcttctctctctctctctctcccccgcggctgttctttctctcttccgTTCCTGCTCCTGCCTTCTGATGCCTCCCAATCTCACCGGCTACTACCGATTCGTCTCCCAGGACAACATGGACAACTACCTTCGTGCCTTAGGTAAgcgccagtctctctctctctctctctctctctctctctctctctctctctctctctctctctctctctctctctctctccccttgcattgtaaggggctggactagatgaccatggggggtgtgggtcccttccagctctataattccgGGATTCTgttattctctctcacacactcattCCCCCTTTCACACCAACCCCACAAACTCTGAGAATAAATTTGATGCAATGCTGAATATTCCCTCCCAAACCCCCATGAAGACCTAACTTGAAGATCTGGAACATGTATAAAAGCATTAactggagcatgtgcagagtgccttgggGGCCCCACATGAGATCCTGCAGCTGGGCCCCACACATTCTGGCGTTAGGACCGGGGTCCCTTCTTCCAGGATGCTTCAGTGATGCTTCTTCAAGATCTTGGCATTTGAGACCAAAGCAACTTAGCATTTATGTGGTAATTTTGAAGGGTCTACAGTTGGCTACCAACTTGGCAATCCTtaccaatttgattccctccctccctctctttcttttttcttttccttctcctcctgcaatgaggctacattttaatattttaatgttccattattttaatgttgtattttatttttgtttttaagtcgtaatcattcttcttgtttttattattgcttgtaagccgctctgagcccagccttggctggggagggtggggtataaataaaaaattattattattattattattattattattattattattattattattaccacaggTCTGTAAGGTAGGTCTGTATTATTAACCACTGTGTTGCAAATGAGAGAGTGCGTTCATGGCATGAATGAGACTCAAATAAAGACTTCCTGAGATGTAGCTCAGTTTCTAGGCAAGCTGGTGAGGGAAAGAATGCACAGAtattaaaataattgttttttaaatgctatatttaattgcatttttacttGATTTTACTATGTTGGCTGCATCTGGGGAGGGAAGACGGGGTGTAAGTTCCAATATACATGCCTGAGACGGATGTGTTCTTGCGTCTATGCTCCTAATAGCTCAGTcaggagagcatgagactcttattctcacggtcgtgggttcgagccccacgttgggcgaaagatccctgcattgcagggggttggactagatgacccccgtggtcccttccagctccatgattccgTCCTTACTAAGGGTTGGGCAAGGTGGCTTCAACACTGGAGAACTTTTCTACAGCAAGGGCTAAGTAACAAGAAAGGCCATTGCTGTTTCTGTAGACTAAGCTGTTACAGCCGTACCTCGGATCTCAAACACCTTTCttccgaacaaatcagctccggacaatcaaaacctggaagtgcgtgTTCCCGTTTTCTAATGACTTTTGGAGGCCGAACATctggtgcggcttccaattggctgcaggaacgtcctgcagccaatcggaagccatgccttggtttttgaacagactcccagaacgcattctgttcgagaaccaaggtacttcTCCTTCCGCATGCAcaattgcatgcacacacactgccCTGACCTATCCACTTTATTTTCTCACGCTGTCGTACGTTAGACATCAATGTTGCTCTAAGGAAGCTGGTTTGCCTCTTGAAGCCGGAGAAGGAGATCATCCACAACGGAAACCACATGACCATCCGCACGTTGACTTCGCTTCGGAATTACATCATGGACTTTGACCTCGGGGTTGAGTTTGAAGAGGACTTGGGACCAGTGGATGGACGCAAGTGCCAGGTAAGAAGTGGAAGCTTGCTTGCCCTTGGACTGCGGGAACAGACCCGTTCGGTGGCCATCCATGAGAGAGATTTCAAGAGGAGAGTTACAGTGTCGACGTGGTTTCACACACGTTGATTCTTGGCCTTGAGTTGTgctcaggggcggaggaaggggggtgcggtgggtgcaggccgccccaggtgtcaccactgagggggtgacaaaatgccaggcggcactcaccgcagagcctgcagcgtgcctgagtcAGGCATCTCttctgggagtgacacggtggcttgggctcCCACAGACTCCACGCTGCCCCCAACTGTCTGTCCGGCAGAGCAcgctgccccaggcgcccaacCGGCTTTCTCTGCCACTGGTTGTGCTGGCTCAGCAGTGTTGTCAAAATTTCTGTTCACCTGACAAGCAGAAAGAAGCACATTTGTGCAAATAAAATCCAGTCAGTGGAGCGGCCTACTCAcatggaaaggagttaaaaaaagagaagatatATTTTTTGAAGGTGTAATATTTATCTCCATGTGTTGGAGGTGCAGAAATGCCTACTCATAACATCTCTTCCTGTGTTGCACTGTTCACACAAGGAGACAACTGAACTCACGTGAGTTGCTTGTGCCAGCTGAATCTTATTTGTTGCCCAAACTAGGCTCCATGCCAAGCCTGCACAACTTGTAGCACAACTGCTACCTCTAGTGTACTCTCAGCTGCTTGACGGGGCCTGTCTCTTTTGCATACAGGCAGCAAAACAAACTTGTTGACCTCTTGTGGGCACTTTTCATCTTTGTGAGTCATGGTTTCAGTAGGGCTGTCTTCTGATACACCAGCAGCCTGGTTTTGGGAAAGGAtgtgtttggaacaaaaacatcTTTCAGCGTCTCCCTCTCTTTCCAAGGTGGCTTTTATTAGGAGCTCAGTATTCAGTATTCAATATACAGTATTTTATTAGGAGCTCAATATGTACATTGTGTAAAtttttggagagccagtgtggtatagtggttaagagcggttgactcgtaatctgaggaaccgggtttgcgtctccgctcctccacatgcagctgctgggtgatcttgggccagtcacacttctctgatgtctctcagccccactcacctcacagactgtttgttgtgggggaggaagggaaaggtgaatgttagccgctttgagactccttcgggtagtgataaagcgggatatcaaatccaaactcttcttcttcacaccaGCTCCAGTCTAGGAGTGGGGCAACTTCGTTTGTAACTGCCAGAGATGTTACACCCTTTTAGGAGAACTCCGTTTTACAAATGAGGGATAGACAAACACTCCATCAAAGGCTAAGCACAGCAAATAAAATGAAGGCACAGCCTCAAATAAAGGTTTTGGAAATAAAGGCCATGGGCAGAGGAAGTAGTAGTACTAGTAGAAATAATTTTTGAACACTAATGAAGGGTTTGTGAAGCATTCAAAGTTGCTGGCCTTCTTTTTGGTAATTTTAATGGCATTGGAAGCTAGGCCCATATTATCCCCAGATGGGGGTCTGAGAGTGAGTGGCTTGTCTAACAGGATTATGACAAAGCCAATCAATGAACTTTGTATTAAT is a genomic window of Podarcis muralis chromosome 17, rPodMur119.hap1.1, whole genome shotgun sequence containing:
- the RBP5 gene encoding retinol-binding protein 5, with protein sequence MPPNLTGYYRFVSQDNMDNYLRALDINVALRKLVCLLKPEKEIIHNGNHMTIRTLTSLRNYIMDFDLGVEFEEDLGPVDGRKCQTTVFWDGDQLVCEQKGEKQNRGWRHWLEGDQLHLRLTAEDVVCVQVFQKVK